A portion of the Deltaproteobacteria bacterium genome contains these proteins:
- a CDS encoding class I SAM-dependent methyltransferase: MGAALCDIVSFDWDGRDMKIESVTEMDRTDERLKAASREWWSQHSQDYLDGQGTPHLGVPRQFTDDGMFRRYLDDNDRNFRRQAFYAQRSDTLLFSELMPADFFRGKRVLEVGCGLGAHAESLVRLGGDVTCVDLSPTSVEVTRKRLVLRGLSADVRLADAERLPFSDHSFDYVWSWGVIHHSPDTRQCAREIVRVLKPGGRIGIMLYNRHSFYNWVNVVLRYGIMQGKLLRMSMQELHNRYTDGKEIGGCPLAKYYTPRQIREVLFPNFTMLRQVAFEPKSSVSFMIPRRWRAQFEDRLPNAWINWAFRRYGFLLLTEAIKPLTLGGSDAQG; encoded by the coding sequence TTGGGAGCAGCGCTTTGCGACATTGTGTCATTTGATTGGGATGGAAGAGATATGAAGATCGAGTCTGTAACGGAGATGGATCGTACCGACGAACGACTCAAAGCGGCGTCCCGCGAGTGGTGGTCCCAGCATTCGCAAGATTATCTGGATGGCCAGGGGACCCCGCATTTGGGTGTTCCGCGGCAATTTACCGATGATGGGATGTTTCGACGGTACCTTGATGACAATGATCGCAATTTTCGCCGTCAGGCCTTTTATGCACAACGGAGCGATACCCTTTTGTTTTCCGAGCTGATGCCGGCTGATTTTTTCCGTGGGAAACGCGTTTTAGAAGTCGGGTGTGGTTTGGGTGCCCATGCCGAATCTCTCGTGCGCTTGGGGGGGGACGTGACGTGCGTGGATCTCTCTCCGACATCTGTTGAAGTCACGCGGAAACGATTGGTGCTCAGAGGGTTGTCAGCGGACGTGCGTCTTGCCGATGCGGAGCGACTGCCGTTTTCCGATCATTCGTTTGATTATGTCTGGAGCTGGGGCGTGATTCACCACAGTCCTGATACGCGACAATGCGCGCGTGAAATTGTGCGAGTATTGAAACCGGGAGGACGCATTGGGATCATGCTGTATAATCGGCATTCCTTTTATAATTGGGTGAACGTCGTGCTGCGCTACGGAATTATGCAGGGAAAGTTGTTGCGGATGTCGATGCAGGAACTACACAATCGGTATACGGATGGGAAAGAGATCGGTGGGTGCCCGCTCGCAAAATATTATACCCCACGGCAAATTCGGGAGGTGCTCTTCCCCAATTTTACGATGCTGCGCCAAGTGGCTTTTGAACCCAAGTCGTCTGTTTCATTTATGATCCCTCGCCGTTGGCGCGCGCAGTTTGAGGACCGTCTGCCTAATGCATGGATCAACTGGGCATTTCGTCGGTATGGCTTCCTCTTACTGACCGAGGCGATCAAGCCTCTGACTCTTGGTGGGAGCGATGCTCAAGGGTAA
- a CDS encoding glycosyltransferase, protein MVDEWLGFEGIPRSAEHLIRGMVERADLTIVTSERLRRRYMPMGGNVQLLRHGTDIALFEPVSRGQVVPDERLQRLIGAKIGYYGAIHKLDLHLIRTLAISRPEWHFVFLGPTGGGSQGVPRLGNMPSNVYFLPPCPRSDLPAFLSGLDAFWMPFRIDELTRSMSPIKIFEVLGAGVPIVMSDLEECRAVAGPWGRFAVTADEHGQMLTAEMRGDSPARRLRRAAAVRNCDWEQRFATLCHLIGMEEI, encoded by the coding sequence ATGGTCGATGAATGGTTAGGATTCGAAGGCATCCCCCGATCGGCCGAGCATCTGATCCGCGGCATGGTCGAACGTGCCGACCTGACCATTGTAACATCCGAGCGATTGCGTCGGCGGTACATGCCGATGGGTGGTAATGTCCAATTGTTGCGTCATGGAACCGACATTGCGCTTTTTGAACCGGTGAGTCGTGGTCAAGTCGTGCCCGACGAAAGGCTGCAAAGGCTCATTGGGGCAAAAATTGGTTATTATGGAGCGATCCACAAACTGGACTTGCATTTGATTCGCACATTGGCTATTTCGCGTCCCGAGTGGCATTTCGTTTTCCTCGGACCTACAGGGGGCGGAAGCCAGGGAGTGCCGCGGCTCGGTAATATGCCGTCGAATGTTTATTTCTTACCGCCGTGTCCGCGGTCAGATCTACCGGCGTTCCTCAGTGGACTCGATGCTTTCTGGATGCCGTTTCGCATTGATGAGCTGACGCGCTCTATGTCCCCCATTAAAATTTTTGAGGTGCTTGGTGCGGGGGTGCCGATCGTGATGTCTGATTTGGAGGAATGCCGCGCCGTGGCAGGTCCGTGGGGGCGATTTGCGGTGACGGCCGATGAACATGGCCAGATGTTGACCGCGGAGATGCGAGGCGATTCACCGGCGCGCCGTTTGCGACGAGCTGCAGCCGTGCGTAACTGTGATTGGGAGCAGCGCTTTGCGACATTGTGTCATTTGATTGGGATGGAAGAGATATGA
- the asnB gene encoding asparagine synthase (glutamine-hydrolyzing) produces MCGIGVVIGAEGERVEPLLERLTVLLSHRGPDDVGVRTLAAPGGRQIGLCHRRLSIIDLSSAGHQPMADEYGNVLVFNGEIYNFQELRASLQQRGEVFHSASDSEVLLRAYRHFPVDVLLNQLRGMFAFALWDACRKQLLLARDPMGIKPLYFSTHPGRFACASEAKALVGAGLADASLDPAGLDTFLSYGSVVAPLSIYREVRSLMPGSYLWVEADGTVTAPHRYWHWDAIPQDVDPEERTHVLQRAVERHLVADVPVAIFLSGGFDSTAMLATAATVQADPIETFTVSFPDAAMWSEGRQAMQIAEHFHARHHDIPITLEEAMEQLPPYFTAMDQPSVDGLNIFLISRAVRASGIKACFHGVGGDELFGGYAAFCDVPRALCFRRCPAWVRRIGARFFRGDIPSQWKRAEALRHPHSLLDLYLLRRRLFRYEERAALLAQPPPLGPSGLPAEWLTYAHSLVDSSRNTFDALSRLELALYAGNTLLPDGDVMSMVHGLEVRLPLLDLDLIRTMLGTSPEAKRRRCGGWPKPALVAAVPDFPVQFMSKQKRGFALPFDQWLRRDLKPRAESLLFGAEADRIFSSEAAQRIWNRFARTQGTADWLRTWALYAATSWYGQRAIH; encoded by the coding sequence ATGTGCGGCATCGGGGTTGTCATCGGTGCGGAAGGAGAGCGGGTTGAGCCGCTCTTGGAGCGGTTAACCGTTCTTCTGTCGCATCGCGGCCCCGATGACGTCGGTGTTCGGACACTGGCTGCTCCTGGGGGGCGGCAAATCGGGCTGTGTCACCGACGGCTTTCGATTATCGACCTCAGTAGCGCGGGGCATCAGCCAATGGCGGATGAGTACGGCAATGTCCTCGTGTTCAACGGAGAGATCTATAATTTTCAAGAATTGCGGGCATCGTTACAGCAGCGAGGTGAGGTGTTCCATTCTGCGAGTGATAGCGAAGTCCTGCTCCGCGCGTATCGCCATTTCCCGGTGGACGTGCTGCTGAATCAATTGCGCGGCATGTTCGCATTCGCGTTGTGGGATGCATGCCGAAAGCAGCTCTTGCTGGCTCGCGACCCGATGGGGATCAAGCCGCTCTACTTTTCAACGCACCCCGGTCGCTTTGCTTGTGCCTCTGAGGCCAAGGCCTTGGTCGGCGCCGGATTGGCGGATGCGTCGCTCGATCCGGCCGGGCTGGATACTTTTTTGTCCTATGGATCGGTGGTTGCGCCGCTCAGCATCTATCGGGAGGTTCGCAGCCTGATGCCCGGCTCGTATCTCTGGGTGGAGGCCGATGGTACGGTGACGGCTCCGCATCGGTACTGGCATTGGGATGCCATCCCTCAGGATGTTGATCCGGAAGAGCGTACGCATGTACTCCAGCGGGCTGTTGAACGACACTTAGTCGCCGATGTGCCTGTGGCGATTTTTCTTTCCGGTGGCTTCGATTCGACGGCCATGTTGGCGACTGCGGCAACTGTACAGGCGGATCCGATTGAGACATTTACGGTATCGTTCCCGGACGCGGCGATGTGGTCGGAAGGGCGACAGGCAATGCAGATTGCCGAACACTTTCATGCGCGTCATCACGACATCCCCATCACGCTGGAAGAGGCGATGGAGCAGTTGCCCCCGTACTTTACGGCCATGGATCAACCGAGCGTGGATGGATTGAATATTTTTCTGATCAGCCGTGCGGTGCGGGCCTCTGGTATCAAGGCGTGCTTTCATGGGGTCGGTGGGGATGAACTGTTTGGTGGTTATGCGGCGTTTTGCGATGTTCCACGGGCGCTCTGTTTTAGGAGATGCCCGGCTTGGGTGCGTAGGATTGGTGCCCGCTTCTTTCGTGGAGATATTCCGAGCCAATGGAAACGGGCCGAGGCGTTGCGTCATCCGCATTCCCTGTTGGATCTCTACCTCCTCCGCCGCCGTCTCTTTCGCTATGAAGAGCGCGCCGCATTACTCGCACAGCCACCCCCGTTGGGACCATCGGGGCTCCCCGCCGAATGGCTGACGTACGCCCATTCGTTGGTCGATAGTAGCCGCAATACATTCGATGCGCTGAGCCGTCTCGAGTTGGCATTGTATGCGGGCAATACCCTGTTGCCGGATGGCGATGTGATGAGTATGGTCCATGGATTGGAAGTGCGCTTACCGTTGCTGGATCTTGATTTAATACGGACCATGCTTGGTACATCGCCGGAAGCAAAGCGGCGGCGCTGCGGGGGATGGCCGAAGCCGGCGCTCGTGGCGGCCGTTCCGGATTTCCCAGTGCAATTCATGTCGAAGCAAAAGCGAGGCTTCGCATTGCCGTTTGATCAATGGTTACGTCGTGACCTCAAGCCGCGGGCGGAATCCCTACTGTTTGGCGCTGAGGCGGATAGGATTTTTTCTTCCGAGGCGGCGCAGCGCATATGGAATCGTTTTGCTCGGACGCAGGGAACCGCGGATTGGTTGCGTACTTGGGCCCTGTACGCCGCCACTTCCTGGTATGGACAGCGCGCCATACATTAA
- a CDS encoding class I SAM-dependent methyltransferase has protein sequence MTKGAISLQQQSEFYDVFWRKQRRLMDRVQCFYYSDEKSRERLLQHLLRIHGQRFPCGGRGFDLGCGRGRVASWLATRGWRMSGLDLSPATIATNTQRYPDIEFVSGDLLAYPHYQFGIYDLVVSLEVMEHLVPEQRSNYAQVISRLLKTDGVAIISTPNAFTVRRLGLPSDQPLDFWMEPDEFRSYFEEEFVVLDYCTAALCWRNRAANFLWKLTPLVNAWADKYIRHTGKGKYQMLMLQKRRSSAGER, from the coding sequence ATGACGAAGGGAGCAATTTCTCTGCAGCAGCAGAGTGAATTTTATGATGTGTTTTGGCGGAAGCAGAGGCGACTAATGGATCGTGTGCAATGTTTCTACTACTCGGATGAAAAGAGTCGGGAACGGTTGCTGCAGCATTTGCTGCGCATCCACGGTCAACGGTTCCCATGCGGCGGTCGGGGTTTTGATTTGGGGTGTGGACGAGGGCGCGTCGCCAGTTGGTTGGCTACGCGTGGATGGCGCATGAGCGGATTGGATTTGTCGCCTGCTACTATTGCCACCAATACGCAACGATATCCGGACATTGAATTCGTGAGCGGTGATCTTTTAGCCTATCCCCATTACCAATTTGGTATCTATGATTTGGTGGTGAGCTTAGAGGTCATGGAGCATCTGGTCCCCGAGCAACGGTCCAACTATGCACAAGTCATCAGTCGGTTGCTCAAGACGGATGGTGTGGCCATTATTTCGACACCTAATGCTTTTACTGTGCGGCGCTTGGGGCTGCCGTCGGATCAACCGCTGGATTTCTGGATGGAACCCGATGAATTTCGGTCCTATTTCGAGGAAGAATTTGTCGTGCTCGATTATTGTACGGCGGCACTTTGTTGGCGAAACCGCGCGGCGAATTTTTTGTGGAAATTGACTCCGTTGGTCAACGCGTGGGCCGATAAATATATCCGCCATACCGGTAAAGGAAAATATCAGATGTTGATGTTGCAAAAGCGTCGTTCGTCTGCGGGGGAACGGTAG
- a CDS encoding flippase-like domain-containing protein — MFQVATGLLIAAAVASIGYQVAAQWDVLRHGPATWYWPLWIAAGLLLDLYWFYQILLWRRIMSMLGSRVDWSVAVRLFFISNLLAYIPGKVANVLGVAAFAHRYRISAVHAGATVVLLQIYSLLSGVLLIAVAWALWPEALQRVFPSGTMPALLVIAGIGLLVVCSPLLDVCVRWLLRCMGRPVVAIGLSPSRHLCNVGQYLGGWVLPGASLWCVVVSFLPQDVVWPPVLGVTAIFIGSYLLGLIAVLMPAGLGVTEAGLIFGLTRYCGTAHAVWGAVVLRGLILLTTILPLCILLLRARVGKTRSSPEQAMLSKEEAI; from the coding sequence ATGTTTCAAGTGGCCACGGGATTGCTGATAGCGGCTGCCGTTGCCAGTATCGGTTACCAGGTGGCTGCGCAATGGGATGTGCTGCGGCATGGGCCGGCCACATGGTATTGGCCCTTGTGGATTGCGGCCGGATTGCTGTTGGATCTCTATTGGTTCTACCAAATTCTTTTGTGGCGCAGGATTATGTCGATGTTAGGAAGCCGGGTTGACTGGTCTGTAGCCGTCCGATTGTTCTTTATTAGTAATCTTCTCGCCTATATTCCTGGTAAGGTTGCGAATGTCTTGGGGGTGGCGGCATTTGCGCATCGGTATCGAATCTCTGCCGTGCATGCAGGGGCGACCGTTGTCCTGCTCCAGATTTATTCCTTGCTCAGTGGAGTACTTCTGATAGCGGTGGCGTGGGCGCTTTGGCCTGAGGCGCTACAGCGAGTTTTCCCGTCTGGAACGATGCCGGCGTTGCTTGTGATTGCCGGTATCGGATTGCTCGTGGTCTGTTCTCCGCTGCTCGACGTGTGCGTGCGATGGCTGCTGCGCTGCATGGGGAGACCCGTGGTGGCGATCGGGCTTTCCCCGAGTCGACATCTTTGCAATGTCGGGCAGTATTTGGGCGGATGGGTGCTCCCCGGCGCGAGTTTGTGGTGCGTCGTGGTGAGTTTTCTTCCCCAGGACGTCGTATGGCCACCGGTGCTAGGTGTAACGGCAATTTTTATTGGGAGTTATTTGCTGGGGCTGATTGCCGTGCTGATGCCTGCCGGTTTGGGTGTGACCGAGGCGGGGTTGATTTTTGGTTTGACGCGGTATTGTGGCACAGCCCACGCAGTATGGGGGGCGGTCGTATTGCGAGGGCTCATTTTGCTCACCACGATCCTGCCGTTGTGCATTTTATTGCTCAGGGCACGTGTTGGAAAGACGCGCAGCTCACCGGAGCAGGCGATGCTTTCAAAAGAGGAGGCCATATGA
- a CDS encoding NAD(P)-dependent oxidoreductase yields MAATPSVGRIIITGATGFLGRAFMEQRSPDIPYSIVVRRGSAVEGADAIIGDVREPGVWQDAVAQSGATHVVYLAGVRTGSLTELDAVHCAGLRNVLQPLRTRPPWVLFVSSGAVYGEQSADQFPLVEHTLPRPISEYAASKWRAEQWLQGEVAAGRVAGACVVRPANLIGPGMSRDFFLGKLLDAMCARVHRPELLDIPIDVGSLAVSRDFVDVRDVVVGLHCLVRASVRGVFNMGSGRETWLQALVQLVQDAVHLPVQLVEDVEQRMVVIRRQALSVEAIRAVVGWCPQLTLQQSVTDIWHAMPNGAR; encoded by the coding sequence ATGGCAGCGACACCGTCGGTGGGGCGCATCATCATTACCGGTGCAACGGGTTTTCTCGGTCGCGCATTTATGGAACAACGGTCGCCGGATATACCGTATTCGATAGTGGTTCGTCGTGGCAGTGCCGTCGAGGGAGCGGATGCCATTATCGGGGATGTGCGGGAACCCGGCGTTTGGCAAGACGCGGTGGCGCAGAGTGGCGCCACGCATGTCGTTTATTTGGCCGGGGTGCGAACTGGTTCGCTAACCGAATTGGATGCTGTTCATTGCGCCGGTTTGCGCAATGTCTTGCAGCCGCTACGGACTCGGCCGCCGTGGGTGCTTTTTGTGAGCAGTGGTGCCGTGTATGGCGAACAGTCCGCGGACCAGTTCCCGCTCGTCGAACACACGCTGCCGCGGCCGATCAGCGAATATGCCGCCTCTAAATGGCGGGCCGAACAATGGTTACAGGGGGAAGTCGCTGCCGGTCGGGTTGCCGGGGCCTGTGTCGTGCGGCCAGCTAATCTGATCGGACCGGGGATGTCTCGGGATTTCTTTTTGGGGAAATTGCTGGATGCAATGTGCGCCCGTGTTCATCGCCCGGAATTGCTAGACATTCCGATCGACGTCGGTTCTCTGGCGGTGTCACGTGATTTTGTCGATGTGCGGGATGTTGTGGTCGGTCTGCATTGTCTGGTGCGCGCGTCGGTGCGGGGCGTGTTCAATATGGGGTCCGGGCGCGAAACATGGTTACAAGCCCTCGTGCAGTTGGTTCAAGATGCCGTCCATCTGCCGGTCCAGCTGGTTGAAGACGTTGAGCAGCGGATGGTCGTCATTCGGCGTCAAGCGCTTTCAGTGGAGGCGATTCGCGCAGTAGTCGGATGGTGTCCACAACTGACGTTGCAGCAGAGTGTGACCGATATATGGCATGCTATGCCGAATGGTGCGCGATGA
- a CDS encoding NTP transferase domain-containing protein, which translates to MKAVILAGGEGRRLRPYTTILPKPLMPLGQKPILEYVIERLVRAGIRDIAVSVGYLSGLIEAYFGSGEKWNAQLEYLQEATPLGTVGPLHLVRGVEDAFLVINGDILTNVDFQAFASFHQREQHALSIATVRKEVKIDLGVLELNSRGIVTDYREKPVLHHDVSMGVYCCSPRVLSYIPQGQRCDLPDLVKTILRAGEPVGAYRHEGYWLDIGRPEDYERALDELERYA; encoded by the coding sequence ATGAAGGCTGTGATATTAGCCGGTGGAGAAGGGCGGCGTCTGCGCCCGTATACGACAATCTTGCCAAAACCGCTGATGCCGTTGGGCCAGAAGCCGATATTGGAATATGTCATTGAACGACTCGTTCGTGCCGGCATTCGGGATATTGCGGTTTCCGTCGGATATTTGTCGGGATTGATCGAGGCGTATTTTGGTTCGGGGGAAAAATGGAATGCGCAGCTTGAATACTTACAAGAAGCGACGCCGTTGGGGACCGTGGGACCGCTGCACTTGGTGCGCGGAGTCGAAGACGCGTTCCTCGTGATCAACGGCGATATCCTGACGAATGTCGATTTCCAGGCCTTTGCATCGTTTCACCAACGAGAGCAGCATGCGTTGTCGATCGCGACGGTTCGGAAGGAAGTGAAAATTGACCTCGGAGTGCTTGAACTGAATTCCCGAGGCATCGTGACCGACTATCGTGAGAAGCCCGTCTTGCATCATGATGTGAGTATGGGGGTCTATTGTTGTTCTCCTCGTGTGTTGTCTTATATTCCACAGGGTCAACGTTGTGACCTGCCGGATTTAGTCAAAACGATACTGCGTGCCGGCGAGCCGGTCGGCGCATACCGCCATGAGGGGTATTGGCTCGATATCGGTCGTCCCGAGGATTACGAGCGAGCGCTCGACGAGCTCGAACGGTATGCGTGA
- a CDS encoding GDP-mannose 4,6-dehydratase produces the protein MSYRQQRVLVTGASGFIGSHLVETLVAAGARVTAWVHYNGRNDWGNLEGLSRDVLQSCQIIEGDVTDSAFARKAAEGQDVIFHLAALIGIPYSYLAPLSYVRTNVEGTVNLLEAARYTGVRRFVHTSTSEAYGTAQFVPITEVHPLQGQSPYSASKIAADKMAESYYCAFSLPVIVVRPFNTYGPRQSARAVIPTIASQLLAGQHTIRLGSLTPVRDMNYVTDIVAGFLAAGQCDVQCLGETINLGSGVGVTIAHIAEALMRITGQRAAIVEDAQRVRPAQSEVFQLIASNEKAARLLHWQSKVALETGLRHVAEYVAASSGRYKPNRYNV, from the coding sequence ATGAGCTATCGACAACAGCGTGTCTTGGTAACCGGAGCGAGCGGTTTCATCGGCAGTCATTTGGTCGAGACCTTAGTGGCGGCGGGGGCTCGAGTGACTGCGTGGGTCCACTATAATGGGCGCAACGATTGGGGCAATTTGGAAGGGTTGAGTCGCGATGTACTGCAGTCGTGTCAGATCATCGAAGGGGATGTCACCGACTCCGCCTTTGCCCGCAAGGCCGCTGAGGGGCAGGACGTTATCTTCCACTTGGCAGCCCTAATTGGGATTCCGTATTCCTATTTGGCTCCGTTGAGTTATGTGCGAACCAATGTCGAGGGGACCGTGAATTTACTGGAAGCAGCGCGCTATACGGGCGTGCGACGCTTTGTCCATACGTCCACAAGTGAGGCCTACGGGACGGCACAATTTGTGCCCATCACGGAAGTGCACCCGTTGCAGGGGCAGTCGCCATATTCGGCCTCAAAAATTGCCGCCGATAAGATGGCCGAGAGTTATTACTGTGCGTTTTCGTTGCCGGTCATCGTGGTGCGCCCTTTTAATACATACGGCCCACGCCAATCGGCCCGTGCCGTGATTCCGACGATTGCTTCCCAACTGTTGGCTGGCCAGCACACCATCCGGCTCGGTTCGTTGACGCCGGTACGCGACATGAATTATGTGACGGACATTGTCGCCGGATTTTTGGCGGCCGGGCAGTGCGATGTACAGTGCCTGGGTGAGACGATCAATCTCGGGTCTGGTGTCGGGGTCACTATTGCGCACATCGCGGAAGCCTTGATGCGCATCACCGGTCAACGTGCAGCTATTGTGGAAGATGCGCAGCGCGTCCGGCCGGCACAGAGCGAAGTGTTCCAGTTGATTGCCTCGAATGAAAAAGCCGCGCGGTTGTTGCATTGGCAATCGAAAGTGGCATTAGAAACCGGATTGCGCCACGTCGCCGAATATGTTGCGGCCTCATCCGGGCGCTATAAGCCGAACCGATATAATGTATAA
- a CDS encoding glycosyltransferase — MPRLLLLTHCYPCNVHDVSGRFLLPLVRRLVQSGVDVVVCTPQWQAAALPQGFVGERVISFPWSGERLGRLSPWRPDHWWRLICLIHRWRRVVRWQLQQGLQIDAAIAAWGIPAGCVLRTLGLAEIPRAVWWLGTDIRQVNRRLAWPFLYWLGRGGMQHWANSQRNGSLLTQQTGWNVRFVALGAEGETTSACLPNTTSRRRTIVSIGRLERVKGFDVAIQAVQKLLDNGVSIDYVIIGDGAERSALEALSRRSFPCIRLLGQLDQTACMAELSKAAAVMISSRSEGMPLVFFEALQAGKPVIATDVGDIRECIGNSHLGAVSPSEDIESLAENLAKVLDGRVRFDAERAATITAMYALDRTMEQVLRLLCSS; from the coding sequence TTGCCACGTCTACTGTTGCTGACTCACTGTTACCCGTGCAACGTCCATGACGTCAGCGGACGTTTCTTGTTGCCGTTAGTGCGCCGGCTTGTGCAAAGTGGCGTGGATGTAGTCGTGTGTACGCCGCAATGGCAAGCGGCGGCACTGCCGCAAGGATTTGTTGGAGAGCGCGTGATCAGTTTCCCGTGGTCGGGTGAGCGCCTGGGACGATTATCACCCTGGCGGCCGGACCACTGGTGGCGATTAATTTGCTTGATTCACCGATGGCGGCGAGTGGTCCGTTGGCAGCTGCAGCAGGGCTTGCAAATTGATGCCGCCATCGCCGCGTGGGGCATTCCGGCCGGATGCGTACTGCGAACGTTGGGATTGGCGGAAATCCCGAGGGCTGTTTGGTGGCTCGGCACCGATATACGGCAAGTGAACCGGCGGCTGGCTTGGCCTTTTTTGTATTGGCTCGGACGTGGGGGGATGCAACATTGGGCCAATAGCCAGCGGAACGGGTCCTTATTGACGCAGCAAACAGGTTGGAACGTACGATTCGTTGCACTTGGCGCGGAGGGGGAGACAACGTCCGCGTGTCTTCCCAATACGACGTCGCGGCGTCGAACTATCGTGAGTATTGGCCGCTTGGAGCGTGTTAAAGGGTTTGATGTCGCTATTCAAGCGGTGCAAAAGCTGCTTGATAATGGCGTGAGCATTGATTACGTCATCATCGGCGATGGGGCGGAGCGGAGTGCGCTTGAAGCGTTGAGCCGGAGGAGCTTCCCGTGCATTCGGTTGTTGGGGCAGCTGGACCAGACGGCTTGTATGGCCGAATTGTCCAAAGCTGCCGCCGTGATGATCTCCTCACGATCGGAAGGAATGCCGCTGGTGTTTTTTGAGGCACTCCAGGCAGGCAAACCGGTGATTGCGACCGATGTCGGTGATATTCGCGAATGTATCGGGAATTCGCACTTGGGAGCCGTGAGTCCATCGGAAGATATAGAATCCTTGGCGGAAAACCTCGCGAAAGTGCTCGATGGGCGCGTGAGATTTGACGCGGAACGGGCCGCAACCATTACGGCGATGTATGCGTTGGACCGTACCATGGAGCAAGTGCTGCGGCTGTTGTGTTCTTCATGA
- a CDS encoding DegT/DnrJ/EryC1/StrS family aminotransferase, with amino-acid sequence MTKWRIPLVDLEQQYQRIREEMEPALQAVLTQAQFIGGPAVAAFERQFAEFCGVRYVVGVGNGTDALYVTLRALGIGPDDEVILPSHTFIATSEAVRLVGARPVFADISAETFNLDPAEVERKITACTKAILPVHLYGQPAALEALTTLAKRHQLLLVGDAAQAHGASYCGTPIARFGNATTFSFYPGKNLGAYGDGGAVATDDEALAKRIRMIANHGRTQKYVHDLEGVNSRLDGLQAAVLAVKLRHLADWNECRRRCAVQYTDLLRHVAGVQTPNIPEEATHVMHLYVIRVPAERRESLLASLRNDGIDAGIHYPVPLHLQPCYRSLGYAEGSLPVTETVAREIVSLPMFPELTADQVTVVADAVKRYVC; translated from the coding sequence ATGACGAAATGGCGTATCCCGTTGGTTGATTTGGAGCAACAGTATCAGCGTATTCGAGAAGAGATGGAGCCGGCTCTCCAAGCCGTGCTGACGCAAGCACAATTCATCGGCGGTCCCGCCGTGGCTGCATTTGAGCGGCAATTTGCCGAATTTTGTGGTGTGCGATACGTCGTTGGAGTCGGGAATGGGACGGATGCCCTGTATGTGACGTTACGGGCGTTGGGAATAGGGCCGGATGATGAAGTCATTCTTCCATCTCATACCTTTATTGCGACCAGCGAGGCCGTCCGGTTGGTAGGAGCGCGGCCGGTGTTTGCGGACATTTCTGCCGAAACGTTCAATCTTGATCCTGCCGAAGTGGAACGGAAAATCACGGCTTGCACGAAGGCCATTTTGCCGGTTCACCTCTATGGACAGCCCGCCGCTTTGGAGGCTCTCACGACATTGGCGAAGCGGCATCAGCTGCTCCTGGTGGGCGATGCGGCGCAGGCGCATGGCGCCTCCTACTGTGGTACACCGATCGCGCGTTTCGGTAATGCCACGACGTTCAGTTTCTACCCGGGCAAAAACCTAGGGGCGTATGGCGACGGCGGTGCGGTGGCGACCGACGATGAAGCACTGGCGAAGCGTATTCGCATGATCGCCAACCACGGCCGCACGCAAAAATATGTCCACGATCTCGAAGGCGTGAATAGTCGGCTCGACGGATTACAGGCGGCCGTGCTTGCGGTCAAACTGCGCCACTTGGCCGACTGGAACGAATGCCGCCGTCGTTGTGCAGTGCAGTATACGGATCTGTTGCGGCATGTGGCGGGTGTCCAGACGCCCAATATTCCGGAAGAGGCAACCCATGTGATGCATTTGTATGTGATTCGAGTGCCGGCAGAACGTCGGGAGTCTTTGCTGGCGTCCTTGCGCAACGACGGCATCGACGCCGGGATTCACTACCCGGTTCCATTGCACTTACAGCCGTGTTATCGCAGTCTTGGCTATGCAGAAGGTTCGCTGCCAGTGACGGAAACAGTCGCCCGGGAAATTGTCAGTTTGCCGATGTTTCCCGAACTGACGGCTGATCAAGTGACAGTGGTTGCCGATGCCGTGAAGCGCTATGTCTGCTAA